The proteins below are encoded in one region of Peribacillus muralis:
- the aspS gene encoding aspartate--tRNA ligase — translation MFGRTYFNGEVTEAAIGEKVTLKGWVQKRRDLGGVIFIDLRDRSGVVQVVFNPDISAEALATAEKIRNEYVLDIQGTVIKRDEANINPNVSTGTVEVQAESVTILNEAKTPPFIIDERTDVSEDIRLKYRYLDLRRPAMFETLKMRNQTTKAIRDYLDGEGFLDIETPILTKSTPEGARDYLVPSRVHEGEFYALPQSPQIFKQLLMVSGFERYYQIARCFRDEDLRADRQPEFTQIDIETSFMSQEDIINTAEKMMAKVMKDVKGLDVSLPFPRMTYNEAMGRYGSDKPDTRFGMELKDVSEIVKDSDFKVFTGAVASGGQVKAIVVKDGNADYSRKDIDALAEFAAIYGAKGLAWLKVEADGVKGPIAKFFAEDQQQLVAALEAEVGDLILFVADKKGIVADALGALRNKLGKERGLIDQSKFNFLWVTDWPLFEYDEEEGRYYAAHHPFTMPFREDMDKLESDPASVRAQAYDLVLNGYELGGGSLRIFERDVQEKMFKVLGFSEEEANAQFGFLMDAFEYGTPPHGGIALGLDRMVMLLAGRTNLRDTIAFPKTASASDLLVDAPSAVSDKQLAELSLRLAALKK, via the coding sequence ATGTTTGGCAGAACATACTTCAATGGAGAAGTAACAGAAGCAGCAATTGGTGAGAAAGTAACATTAAAGGGTTGGGTACAAAAACGACGCGACTTGGGCGGGGTCATCTTCATCGACCTTCGCGACAGAAGCGGTGTCGTACAAGTCGTTTTCAATCCTGACATTTCGGCGGAAGCTTTGGCCACTGCCGAAAAAATCCGCAATGAATATGTCCTTGATATCCAGGGTACAGTCATCAAGCGTGATGAAGCCAATATCAACCCGAATGTATCAACGGGAACGGTCGAGGTCCAAGCCGAAAGCGTTACGATTTTGAATGAAGCGAAAACCCCTCCTTTCATCATTGATGAGAGAACGGATGTTTCAGAAGATATCCGCTTGAAATACCGTTATTTGGACTTGCGTCGTCCGGCGATGTTCGAAACGCTGAAAATGCGTAACCAAACCACTAAGGCAATCCGTGATTATTTGGACGGTGAAGGCTTCCTTGATATCGAAACACCTATCTTAACGAAAAGCACACCTGAAGGGGCCCGTGATTATTTGGTGCCTAGCCGTGTACACGAAGGCGAATTCTATGCGCTTCCACAGTCACCGCAAATTTTCAAGCAGCTATTGATGGTATCCGGCTTCGAACGTTATTATCAAATTGCCCGCTGCTTCCGTGATGAAGATCTGCGTGCTGACAGACAGCCTGAATTCACGCAAATCGATATCGAAACAAGCTTCATGAGCCAAGAAGATATCATTAACACGGCTGAAAAGATGATGGCGAAAGTGATGAAGGATGTAAAAGGACTTGACGTATCCTTGCCATTCCCTAGAATGACCTACAATGAAGCGATGGGCCGCTATGGCTCAGATAAACCGGATACACGTTTCGGAATGGAGCTTAAAGACGTATCTGAAATCGTCAAAGACAGCGACTTTAAAGTATTCACTGGCGCCGTTGCAAGCGGCGGGCAAGTTAAAGCGATCGTCGTCAAGGACGGAAACGCCGACTATTCCCGTAAAGATATCGATGCATTGGCTGAATTCGCCGCCATCTACGGCGCAAAAGGATTAGCCTGGCTGAAAGTGGAAGCAGACGGCGTGAAAGGACCGATAGCCAAATTCTTCGCTGAAGACCAACAGCAGCTAGTGGCTGCACTGGAAGCGGAAGTGGGCGATTTGATCTTATTCGTGGCAGACAAGAAAGGCATCGTCGCCGATGCACTTGGAGCGCTTCGCAACAAGCTCGGCAAGGAAAGAGGCTTGATCGATCAAAGCAAATTCAACTTCCTTTGGGTAACCGATTGGCCACTATTCGAATATGACGAAGAAGAAGGCCGCTACTATGCAGCACACCATCCTTTCACGATGCCATTCCGTGAAGACATGGACAAACTGGAATCAGATCCGGCAAGCGTCCGTGCCCAAGCATATGACCTCGTCTTGAACGGCTACGAGCTTGGCGGTGGATCGCTCCGTATCTTCGAACGTGACGTTCAGGAAAAAATGTTCAAAGTACTTGGATTCTCGGAAGAAGAAGCCAACGCACAATTCGGCTTCCTAATGGATGCCTTCGAATACGGAACGCCTCCACATGGCGGAATCGCCCTTGGATTGGATCGCATGGTCATGCTGCTTGCAGGCCGCACGAACCTGCGCGACACCATCGCGTTCCCGAAAACCGCAAGCGCAAGCGACCTGCTCGTTGACGCACCAAGTGCCGTAAGCGACAAGCAACTGGCAGAACTAAGCCTAAGACTGGCCGCCTTAAAGAAATAA
- the hisS gene encoding histidine--tRNA ligase: protein MSIQIPRGTQDLLPGQTEIWQYIEKTAREICLRYQYKEIRTPIFEHTELFLRGVGDTTDIVQKEMYSFQDRGERNLTLRPEGTASVVRSYIENKMFGWANQPVKLYYIGPMFRYERPQAGRFRQFVQFGIEALGSKDPGIDAEVLSLAMSLYKELGLKKLKLVINSLGDKESRMAHRNALIEHFQPRIGEFCGDCQNRLEKNPLRILDCKKDHDHELMKTAPSIIEYLNDESRVYFDKVKQHLTDLEIDFVEDPTLVRGLDYYNHTAFEIMSDAEGFGAITTLCGGGRYNGLSEELGGPETPGIGFALSIERLIAALQAENIELPIKKGIDCYLVSLGEAAKDYNVKLAHQMRSAGITVEKDYQDRKVKAQFKSADRLEARYVATLGDDELANDKINVKFMETGEQVQLELATFVEQFKKLQA, encoded by the coding sequence ATGTCGATTCAGATTCCTAGAGGTACACAGGATTTATTACCGGGCCAGACGGAAATTTGGCAGTATATCGAAAAAACCGCGCGTGAGATCTGTCTCCGTTATCAATACAAAGAAATCCGTACACCGATTTTCGAGCATACGGAACTATTTTTACGCGGTGTAGGCGATACGACCGATATCGTCCAAAAAGAGATGTATTCCTTTCAAGACCGCGGCGAGCGGAATTTGACCCTTCGTCCGGAAGGCACTGCATCGGTTGTCCGTTCATACATCGAGAACAAGATGTTCGGGTGGGCGAATCAACCGGTCAAGCTATACTATATCGGGCCGATGTTCCGTTATGAACGTCCGCAGGCAGGGCGGTTCCGCCAGTTCGTTCAATTCGGGATCGAAGCTTTAGGAAGCAAGGATCCAGGCATCGATGCCGAGGTTTTATCACTTGCGATGAGCCTGTACAAGGAGCTTGGGCTGAAGAAGCTGAAGCTTGTCATCAACAGCCTTGGAGATAAGGAAAGCCGCATGGCCCATCGAAATGCCCTAATCGAACATTTTCAACCTCGGATTGGCGAGTTTTGCGGTGATTGTCAAAACCGTCTTGAAAAAAATCCGTTGAGAATCCTGGATTGTAAAAAAGACCATGATCATGAATTGATGAAAACGGCGCCATCCATCATTGAGTACTTAAATGATGAATCTCGTGTTTATTTCGACAAGGTGAAACAGCATTTGACCGATTTGGAAATCGACTTCGTTGAAGATCCGACATTAGTGCGTGGCCTGGATTATTATAACCATACCGCGTTTGAAATCATGAGTGATGCAGAGGGCTTTGGCGCCATTACAACGCTATGTGGGGGCGGGCGATATAATGGTCTGTCTGAAGAACTTGGCGGTCCGGAAACTCCGGGAATCGGCTTTGCACTAAGCATCGAACGCCTGATTGCAGCCTTGCAAGCAGAAAACATCGAACTGCCCATCAAAAAGGGCATCGACTGTTACCTCGTATCTCTAGGCGAAGCAGCCAAGGATTATAACGTCAAGCTTGCCCATCAAATGCGGAGTGCCGGTATCACTGTTGAAAAAGACTATCAAGACCGTAAAGTGAAAGCCCAATTCAAATCGGCCGACCGCCTGGAAGCGAGATATGTGGCGACACTCGGTGATGATGAATTGGCTAATGATAAAATCAATGTAAAGTTCATGGAAACCGGAGAACAAGTCCAATTGGAGCTTGCCACTTTCGTTGAACAATTCAAAAAGCTACAGGCTTAA
- a CDS encoding SH3 domain-containing protein yields the protein MKKKPGLFSLILLLIMAAIVPVNHAFGKEAGEITVTSKVVNVREGAGLSFPIVKKLEKGESYPIVKEEGDWFEIRMDSNETGWVANWLVERKSESSVTKKGSGQGQGIITGSSVRVRTGPGTTFQTVGSLTKGTAVDIIEKNQNWTKIKTADFEGWVASDYLEDESASGSAVKKDEDTKKEADTESVKTGVTLVDRLNVRSEPSKNSSTLGKLNKNTSVTVHRMENEWAEIDFQGGKGWIADSYIQMDEDQVKKAIDPAGDTARVTASSLHVRKDASLNAKVIGSVNKDETYTVLQTKGKMTQIQLSHSQKGWVVSWYLEKERVEEPKKKKMDIKGHKITIIHDGTILRSSASGNSGIVGQANEGETFSVSGMEGDWYSIKLKGGKKAYVAGWIVTLEGNSEQVQRQGVEKYLKDKTIVIDPGHGGRDSGTIGVGGTLEKNLTIRTAELLRDKLQAAGAKVILTRSGNTYVPLSSRVGTSHIHNADAFISLHYDSTMDQITSGITTYYYHDYQKGLASSLAHSFSSTMQVTNRGSRYGNYHVIRENKRVATLIELGYLSNPVEELTITSNEYQEGITSAIYNGLARYFK from the coding sequence ATGAAGAAGAAACCGGGTTTATTCAGCCTGATCCTTTTACTGATCATGGCAGCGATAGTGCCCGTCAATCATGCATTCGGAAAAGAAGCAGGGGAAATAACCGTGACGAGTAAAGTGGTCAATGTCCGGGAAGGCGCCGGCCTCAGTTTCCCCATCGTCAAGAAACTGGAAAAAGGGGAATCGTACCCTATCGTAAAAGAAGAAGGCGACTGGTTTGAAATCCGGATGGACTCAAATGAAACGGGTTGGGTTGCCAATTGGTTAGTGGAAAGAAAATCCGAGTCAAGCGTTACGAAAAAAGGTTCAGGACAAGGACAAGGAATCATAACAGGCAGCTCCGTCCGTGTCCGTACAGGTCCCGGCACTACGTTCCAAACGGTCGGGTCCTTGACGAAGGGAACGGCTGTTGACATTATTGAAAAGAACCAAAATTGGACAAAGATCAAAACCGCGGATTTCGAAGGCTGGGTCGCTTCAGACTACTTAGAGGACGAGTCAGCATCGGGCAGTGCCGTAAAGAAAGATGAAGATACCAAAAAAGAAGCGGACACTGAATCAGTTAAAACCGGAGTCACCTTGGTCGACCGGCTTAATGTTCGCTCCGAACCTTCGAAAAATAGCTCCACACTTGGGAAGCTGAACAAAAACACTTCAGTGACCGTACATCGCATGGAGAATGAATGGGCGGAGATCGATTTTCAAGGGGGAAAAGGCTGGATAGCGGACTCTTACATACAGATGGACGAGGATCAAGTCAAAAAGGCCATCGATCCGGCTGGCGACACAGCGAGGGTGACCGCTTCCAGTTTGCATGTACGGAAGGATGCCTCTTTGAACGCCAAGGTCATCGGCTCGGTGAACAAGGATGAAACCTACACCGTTTTGCAAACGAAAGGAAAGATGACACAAATCCAGCTTTCCCATTCCCAAAAGGGCTGGGTCGTCAGTTGGTATTTGGAAAAAGAACGTGTGGAAGAACCAAAGAAAAAGAAGATGGATATCAAGGGACACAAGATTACCATCATTCATGATGGTACGATATTGAGGAGTTCTGCCAGCGGAAACTCAGGGATAGTCGGGCAGGCAAATGAAGGGGAAACCTTTTCTGTCAGCGGTATGGAGGGCGACTGGTACTCCATTAAACTAAAAGGTGGAAAAAAGGCTTATGTTGCTGGCTGGATCGTGACGCTTGAGGGAAATTCCGAGCAGGTCCAACGCCAAGGCGTCGAGAAATATTTAAAGGATAAAACCATCGTCATCGATCCAGGTCATGGCGGCAGGGATAGCGGTACAATCGGTGTCGGGGGCACCCTTGAGAAAAATCTGACGATACGGACGGCCGAGCTGCTGCGGGACAAACTTCAGGCAGCGGGCGCAAAAGTGATCCTGACGAGAAGCGGCAATACCTATGTGCCTCTGTCTTCCCGGGTCGGCACATCACATATCCATAACGCGGATGCTTTCATCAGCCTCCATTACGATAGCACCATGGACCAAATCACCAGCGGCATCACTACGTATTATTATCATGACTATCAGAAAGGTTTGGCGTCTTCACTCGCCCATTCCTTCAGCTCAACCATGCAGGTGACCAACCGCGGGTCACGTTACGGAAATTACCATGTGATCCGTGAAAACAAGCGGGTGGCAACGCTGATTGAATTAGGCTATTTAAGTAACCCCGTCGAAGAATTGACCATAACATCAAATGAATATCAAGAAGGAATCACCTCTGCCATTTATAATGGATTGGCGCGGTATTTCAAATGA
- the dtd gene encoding D-aminoacyl-tRNA deacylase, with protein sequence MRVVLQRAKAAKVVVADEIIGQIDSGLVLLVGITHGDTIEDAAYLADKIVHLRIFEDENEKMNHSLLDVGGSILSVSQFTLYGDCRKGRRPNFMDAARPEVANELYEAFNEELRKKGVHTETGQFGAMMDVRLTNDGPVTLILESKK encoded by the coding sequence ATGCGTGTAGTTTTACAACGTGCCAAAGCGGCGAAAGTCGTTGTTGCAGATGAAATAATCGGCCAAATCGACAGCGGGCTCGTCCTGTTGGTCGGCATCACCCATGGTGACACCATCGAGGATGCCGCCTATTTGGCCGATAAGATTGTCCATCTTCGCATATTCGAGGATGAAAATGAAAAGATGAACCATTCCTTGTTGGATGTCGGAGGTTCGATTTTATCGGTTTCACAATTCACCTTGTATGGCGATTGCCGTAAAGGACGCCGCCCGAACTTCATGGATGCCGCCCGTCCGGAAGTCGCGAATGAATTATATGAAGCATTTAACGAGGAGCTCCGTAAGAAGGGCGTCCATACGGAAACCGGTCAATTTGGAGCCATGATGGATGTGCGGCTTACGAATGACGGACCGGTTACATTAATACTGGAAAGCAAAAAATAA
- a CDS encoding RelA/SpoT family protein, translated as MANDQILTAEQVVERASLYLQPEEAEFIHRAFKYAEFAHREQFRKSGEPYIIHPIQVAGILADLEMDPATIAAGFLHDVVEDTEVTLKDIEENFSPEVAMLVDGVTKLGKIKYKSQQEQQAENHRKMFVAMAQDIRVILIKLADRLHNMRTLKHLPQEKQRRISNETLEIFAPLAHRLGISTIKWELEDTALRYLNPQQYYRIVNLMKKKRAEREKYLEEVIDEVRKNVEEVNIKADLSGRPKHIYSIYRKMALQNKQFSEIYDLLAVRIVVHSIKDCYAVLGIIHTCWKPMPGRFKDYIAMPKPNMYQSLHTTVIGPKGDPLEVQIRTSDMHRIAEFGVAAHWAYKEGKDVGEQPSLEEKLTWFREILEFQDDATNAEEFMESLKIDLFSDMVFIFTPKGDVIELPAGSNPIDFAYRIHSEIGNKTIGAKVNGKMVPLDYKLKTGDIIEILTSKHSYGPSQDWLKLTQTSQAKNKIRQFFKKQRREENIEKGKELVEKEIKDMEFELKEILTADNIRRVADKFNFLNEEDMYAAVGYNGITALQVANRLTEKWRKQKMVEQEADISEAVADLKTFSTSSKKRDSGVQVPGIDNLLIRLSRCCNPVPGDEIVGYITKGRGVSVHRQDCPNLESGDSDHRLVPVEWESTINERKEYIVEIEISGYDRRGLLNEVLQAVNETKTNISAVSGKSDRNKVATIHMSIYIHNIAHLQKVVDRIKQISDVYSVRRIMN; from the coding sequence ATGGCTAATGATCAAATATTGACTGCCGAGCAGGTTGTGGAACGGGCCAGCTTATATCTTCAGCCTGAAGAAGCTGAATTTATTCATAGAGCGTTTAAGTATGCAGAGTTTGCTCACCGAGAACAATTCCGTAAATCGGGAGAGCCGTATATCATTCATCCGATTCAGGTCGCGGGCATTCTCGCCGATCTTGAGATGGATCCGGCAACCATTGCGGCAGGTTTTTTACATGATGTTGTTGAAGACACGGAGGTCACTCTGAAGGATATCGAAGAAAATTTCAGTCCTGAAGTTGCCATGCTCGTGGATGGCGTGACCAAATTAGGGAAAATCAAGTATAAATCACAGCAGGAGCAGCAGGCGGAGAACCATCGGAAAATGTTCGTGGCGATGGCCCAGGACATCCGGGTCATCTTGATCAAGCTTGCAGACAGGCTGCATAATATGCGGACATTGAAGCATTTACCGCAGGAAAAGCAAAGAAGGATCTCGAACGAGACGCTGGAAATCTTTGCGCCGCTCGCTCATCGTCTTGGCATCAGTACGATCAAATGGGAACTTGAAGATACGGCTTTGAGGTATTTGAATCCACAGCAGTATTACCGGATCGTCAACCTGATGAAGAAAAAGCGGGCAGAACGTGAAAAGTACTTGGAAGAAGTCATTGATGAAGTGCGTAAAAACGTGGAGGAAGTCAACATTAAAGCCGATCTTTCCGGCAGGCCGAAACATATTTACAGCATTTATCGGAAAATGGCTCTACAGAACAAGCAGTTCAGCGAAATTTACGATTTGCTGGCTGTTCGGATCGTCGTCCATAGCATCAAGGATTGCTATGCCGTCCTGGGAATCATCCATACGTGCTGGAAGCCGATGCCTGGCCGATTCAAGGATTATATCGCCATGCCTAAGCCGAATATGTACCAATCGCTTCATACGACCGTGATCGGACCGAAAGGCGATCCGCTTGAAGTGCAGATCCGCACTTCGGATATGCATCGCATCGCCGAATTCGGGGTTGCGGCGCATTGGGCTTATAAAGAAGGCAAGGATGTGGGCGAGCAGCCTTCATTAGAAGAAAAATTGACATGGTTCAGGGAAATACTTGAATTCCAAGATGACGCGACCAATGCCGAGGAATTCATGGAATCCCTTAAGATCGACCTTTTTTCCGATATGGTGTTCATCTTCACGCCAAAGGGTGATGTTATTGAACTGCCAGCCGGATCGAACCCGATCGACTTTGCCTACCGGATCCACTCCGAAATCGGGAACAAGACGATCGGTGCCAAGGTGAACGGGAAGATGGTGCCGCTGGATTATAAACTGAAGACTGGCGATATCATAGAAATCTTGACGTCCAAGCATTCTTATGGTCCAAGTCAGGACTGGTTAAAGCTTACCCAGACATCTCAGGCGAAAAACAAGATCCGCCAGTTTTTCAAAAAACAGCGCCGCGAAGAAAATATCGAAAAAGGCAAAGAGCTTGTTGAAAAAGAGATCAAGGATATGGAGTTCGAACTAAAGGAAATCCTGACTGCCGACAACATTAGGCGTGTTGCGGATAAATTCAACTTCCTGAATGAAGAGGATATGTATGCTGCAGTCGGGTATAACGGAATCACCGCCCTTCAGGTAGCTAACCGCCTCACCGAAAAGTGGCGCAAGCAGAAAATGGTCGAGCAGGAGGCGGATATTTCAGAGGCAGTGGCCGATTTGAAAACATTCTCCACCTCCTCTAAAAAACGCGATTCAGGTGTACAGGTACCAGGCATCGATAACCTGCTTATCCGCCTATCTCGCTGCTGCAATCCAGTCCCTGGTGATGAAATCGTCGGTTATATCACAAAAGGCCGGGGTGTCTCTGTCCATAGGCAGGACTGTCCGAACCTGGAAAGCGGGGATTCCGATCACCGCCTCGTTCCGGTTGAATGGGAAAGCACGATCAATGAGCGGAAGGAATACATCGTCGAGATTGAAATCAGCGGATATGACCGTCGTGGTTTATTGAACGAAGTGCTTCAGGCCGTCAATGAAACGAAAACGAACATTTCAGCGGTTTCTGGTAAATCCGACAGAAATAAAGTGGCGACCATTCATATGTCGATATATATTCATAACATTGCCCACCTGCAGAAGGTCGTCGACCGTATAAAACAAATCTCGGATGTTTATTCCGTTCGAAGGATCATGAACTAA
- a CDS encoding adenine phosphoribosyltransferase, whose product MDLKQYVTIVQDWPKPGVIFKDITTLMDNGAAYKYATDQIVEYARDKQIDLVVGPEARGFIIGCPVAYSLEVGFAPVRKEGKLPRETIKVEYGLEYGTDVLTIHKDAIKPGQRVLITDDLLATGGTIEATIKLVEELGGIVAGIAFLIELTDLDGKDKLDGYDVLTLMSF is encoded by the coding sequence ATGGATTTAAAGCAATATGTAACAATTGTGCAAGACTGGCCAAAACCGGGTGTTATCTTTAAAGATATTACAACATTAATGGATAACGGCGCCGCTTATAAATACGCAACAGATCAAATCGTCGAGTATGCACGCGATAAGCAAATTGATTTGGTTGTGGGACCGGAAGCACGCGGATTCATCATCGGGTGTCCAGTCGCTTACTCATTGGAAGTGGGCTTTGCACCAGTGAGAAAAGAAGGAAAGCTACCGCGTGAAACGATCAAAGTGGAATATGGCCTGGAGTATGGAACGGATGTATTGACCATCCATAAAGATGCCATCAAACCGGGACAACGTGTTTTGATCACAGATGATTTGCTTGCCACTGGCGGTACAATCGAAGCAACGATCAAATTGGTCGAGGAGCTTGGCGGAATCGTGGCCGGGATTGCATTCCTCATCGAATTGACTGATCTTGACGGTAAAGATAAATTAGATGGCTATGATGTTTTGACATTGATGAGCTTTTAA
- the recJ gene encoding single-stranded-DNA-specific exonuclease RecJ, which translates to MLKPKTRWNLRTADENKVAILAEELHITPLVAALLVNRGMDTIDSARSFLFVKNQTFHDPFLLKDMDKAVYRIKEAIQNGEKIRIFGDYDADGVTSTTVMLTTLMRMGADVDFYIPNRFTEGYGPNPMAFRLAAEQGVKVLITVDTGISAVAEADLAGELGMDYILTDHHEPGPVLPKALAIIHPKLEDGSYPFKDLAGVGVAFKLAHALLGELPEDLLEIAAIGTIADLVPLKGENRLIAAKGIEQLRLTGRPGLVALMKVANIQQEALNEESIGFAMAPRINAVGRLGDADPAVDLLMSANLAEAIELANEINDINKERQAMVATMAEEAIKEVEENFPPASNGVLIIGREGWNAGVVGIVASKLVERFYRPTIVLSYDQEKELAKGSARSIAGFDLFESLSSCRELLPHFGGHPMAAGMTLKIEDVQELRDRMNAIAKEQLTEEDFTPITDLDGETALADVSIQTIQEMSLLAPFGVTNPKPRILIDSVQLSSVRKIGANQNHLKVQLEDGDNHKLDGVGFGLGHFVDEIAPHAEVSMIGELSINEWNNMKKPQIFVQDISVDHWQLFDYRGKGQTEKWLADIPANRKIVIFSEDILARHPFLQNHPELVHIKNGEDADQLDCFGAHVVFMDMPPLRDVLKRVIANKQPSRIYAHFSHDQDHFLSTMPTRDHFKWFYAFLAKKGPLDVKRYGDDLAKYRGWSRDTVDFISKVFFELDFVTIENGLIMLTTNAKKRDLSESESFIRKKEQFELEQELVYSSYQQLFDWFNLYLVHEATDLEEETKQWI; encoded by the coding sequence ATGTTAAAGCCTAAAACGCGGTGGAACTTGCGAACTGCCGATGAAAACAAAGTTGCTATACTAGCGGAAGAGCTTCATATCACACCTTTGGTTGCAGCCCTGCTTGTGAATCGAGGCATGGATACGATCGATAGTGCCCGATCCTTTTTATTTGTAAAAAATCAAACTTTCCATGATCCATTTTTATTGAAAGATATGGATAAAGCCGTATATAGAATAAAAGAAGCGATTCAAAATGGAGAAAAAATAAGGATATTCGGTGATTATGATGCCGATGGAGTAACATCGACTACGGTGATGTTGACGACGCTGATGAGAATGGGAGCCGATGTGGATTTTTATATTCCGAACCGGTTTACGGAGGGCTATGGCCCGAATCCGATGGCATTTCGCCTGGCGGCTGAGCAAGGAGTGAAGGTATTGATCACCGTTGATACCGGAATTTCGGCAGTCGCGGAAGCGGACCTTGCCGGCGAGCTTGGCATGGATTATATCTTGACCGACCACCATGAACCAGGTCCTGTACTGCCAAAGGCATTGGCCATCATCCATCCTAAACTGGAGGATGGTTCATATCCCTTTAAAGACCTTGCAGGAGTGGGTGTCGCCTTTAAGCTGGCGCACGCCTTGCTTGGCGAACTGCCTGAGGATTTGCTAGAAATAGCGGCAATCGGCACCATTGCGGATTTGGTGCCTTTAAAAGGGGAGAACCGCCTCATCGCAGCCAAAGGAATCGAGCAGCTGCGCTTGACTGGCCGTCCGGGGCTTGTTGCCCTAATGAAAGTGGCGAATATCCAACAGGAAGCCTTGAATGAGGAATCGATCGGGTTTGCCATGGCTCCGCGGATCAATGCAGTCGGCCGGCTTGGTGATGCCGACCCGGCTGTCGATCTATTGATGTCGGCAAACCTTGCGGAAGCGATCGAGCTTGCCAATGAAATCAATGATATCAATAAAGAACGGCAAGCCATGGTCGCTACGATGGCGGAAGAGGCGATCAAGGAAGTCGAGGAAAACTTCCCGCCGGCATCCAATGGTGTGCTCATCATCGGAAGGGAAGGCTGGAATGCAGGAGTGGTGGGGATCGTCGCCTCCAAGCTTGTTGAACGCTTTTACCGTCCCACGATCGTTTTGAGCTATGACCAGGAAAAGGAATTGGCGAAAGGTTCTGCACGGAGCATCGCCGGATTCGATCTTTTCGAAAGCCTTTCGTCCTGCCGGGAATTGCTGCCCCATTTTGGCGGACATCCGATGGCAGCTGGAATGACATTGAAAATAGAAGATGTTCAGGAGCTTAGGGACCGCATGAACGCGATAGCCAAGGAACAGCTAACGGAGGAGGACTTCACGCCCATTACTGACTTGGATGGGGAGACGGCCTTGGCTGACGTTTCGATTCAAACGATTCAGGAGATGAGCTTGCTTGCTCCATTTGGGGTGACGAATCCGAAGCCGAGGATTTTGATAGATTCCGTTCAGCTTTCAAGTGTCCGCAAAATCGGTGCGAACCAAAATCATTTGAAAGTTCAGCTTGAAGACGGGGACAATCACAAACTGGACGGCGTAGGCTTCGGGCTCGGTCACTTTGTCGATGAAATAGCCCCTCACGCTGAAGTTTCAATGATCGGGGAGCTATCCATCAATGAATGGAATAATATGAAGAAGCCTCAGATCTTTGTCCAGGACATTTCGGTGGACCATTGGCAGCTATTCGATTATCGCGGGAAGGGACAGACGGAAAAATGGCTGGCGGACATTCCCGCAAACCGGAAAATCGTCATTTTCTCGGAGGATATTCTTGCAAGGCATCCATTTTTACAAAATCATCCCGAACTTGTCCATATCAAGAACGGGGAGGATGCCGATCAACTCGATTGCTTCGGGGCGCATGTCGTTTTCATGGACATGCCTCCATTAAGGGATGTTTTGAAACGGGTGATTGCCAATAAGCAGCCATCGCGCATTTATGCCCATTTTTCCCATGATCAGGATCATTTTTTAAGCACGATGCCGACAAGGGATCATTTTAAATGGTTTTATGCCTTTCTGGCAAAAAAGGGTCCGCTCGACGTGAAACGGTATGGAGATGACTTGGCCAAATACCGCGGCTGGTCCAGGGATACGGTCGATTTCATTTCAAAGGTGTTTTTTGAGCTGGATTTTGTTACAATAGAGAATGGGTTAATTATGCTCACAACCAATGCGAAAAAACGCGATCTCAGTGAATCTGAATCGTTCATAAGAAAGAAAGAGCAATTTGAGCTTGAACAAGAGCTTGTTTATTCTTCCTATCAGCAATTATTCGATTGGTTCAATCTTTATTTAGTTCATGAGGCAACAGACCTTGAGGAGGAAACAAAGCAATGGATTTAA